Proteins encoded in a region of the Natator depressus isolate rNatDep1 chromosome 23, rNatDep2.hap1, whole genome shotgun sequence genome:
- the EPS8L1 gene encoding epidermal growth factor receptor kinase substrate 8-like protein 1, which produces MSSSGSEVFKPSAREIYEQRKKYSNFIMADVSQYTVKHLVMFPVREAVELEDAVRRVAAMEAQDQVWAQEMLLQVTGSAIRLLDIHSKEELENYGLAGVLRCEAVLPSARTRSLLLLACQEPQQTQPDVHFFQCTHIGAELIRDDINSALLDFKSGSNAQRKEALRKNQEKMQNGTPPVLEGTGSWPPTPRRKVVITPNEKEAQSQRDAADPLDPGRLWIECDVELLNRVFDDIEAFMAKLQKSAEASRVLEQLKQSSRGHRRQPGEGLLTLRARPPTMEEFEDALAKMKYSFSLLARLQSNILNPTSEELVHFLFGPLKMMVESSGGPEFASEIRSPMLTREAVTLLRGCLGAQKAELWGSLGDNWTWPRVEFPRDYAVPYTPTFQSGWAPPPRGPDGQPWEDPVETQHRHEARRAEQSAPPIEAKGHRHTEECRLVSCKYDFVARNSNELSVPQGEVLEVLDNSKKWWKVQNRSGQQGYVPFNILSPLPGPQNRGPGNLLNSPGQARAPEPPGLPAPKKKVSAPNGTQCNGCEGLGLDPNERERLNEELLQHLAAGRGSPAKPFRVQRALDTDMPLDHDSHPGQVQAWLEAKGFEPLTVSTLGVLNGSQLFSLSKAEFQAVSPEEGARVYSQVTVHKAMLEDFRKTSELEAVMEKRKRKLEGETEASCS; this is translated from the exons ATGAGCTCCTCGGGCAG CGAGGTCTTCAAGCCCAGTGCCAGGGAGATCTATG AGCAAAGGAAGAAATATTCCAACTTCATTATGGCCGACGTCTCCCAATACACCGTCAAG cacctggtGATGTTCCCGGTGCGGGAGGCGGTGGAGCTGGAGGATGCCGTGCGCAGAGTGGCCGCCATGGAGGCCCAGGACCAGGTCTGGGcccaggagatgctgctgcaggtCACTGGGTCGGCCATCAGGCTGCTCGACATCCACTCcaag GAGGAGCTGGAGAACTACGGGCTGGCGGGGGTCCTGCGCTGCGAGGCCGTGCTGCCCAGCGCCCGCACCCGCTCCCTGCTGCTCCTCGCGTGCCAGGAGCCCCAGCAGACCCAGCCCGACGTCCACTTCTTCCAGTGCACCCACATCGGG gcaGAGCTGATCCGGGACGACATTAACAGTGCCCTGCTGGACTTCAAATCGGGGAGCAACGCTCAGAGGAAAGAGGCGCTCAG AAAGAACCAGGAGAAGATGCAGAATGGGACACCACCGGTCCTGGAGGGGACAGGCTCCTGGCCCCCAACCCCCCGCAGGAAGGTGGTGATCACCCCGAATGAGAAGGAGGCGCAGAGTCAGAGAGatgcag CTGATCCCTTGGACCCAGGCAGGCTGTGGATTGAGTGTGATGTG gAGCTGTTGAACCGGGTCTTCGACGACATCGAAGCTTTCATGGCCAAACTGCAGAAATCGGCAGAGGCCTCGCGGGTCCTGGAGCAGCTGAAACAGTCCAGTCGGGGGCACCGCCGCCAGCCGGGGG AGGGGCTGCTGACCCTACGGGCCAGGCCACCCACCATGGAAGAGTTCGAGGACGCCCTGGCCAAGATGAAATATTCCTTCAGCCTCCTG gcaAGACTCCAGTCAAACATCTTGAATCCCACTTCGGAGGAGCTGGTTCACTTCCTGTTTGGCCCTCTGAAAATG atGGTGGAGTCATCGGGGGGGCCAGAGTTTGCCAGCGAGATCCGCTCCCCCATGCTGACCCGGGAGGCCGTCACCCTGCTGCGGGGCTGCCTGGGGGCCCAGAAGGCCGAGCTGTGGGGCTCGCTGGGTGACAACTGGACCTGGCCCCG GGTGGAGTTCCCCAGGGACTACGCCGTCCCGTACACCCCGACCTTCCAAAGTGGCTGGGCACCGCCGCCCCGGGGCCCCGACGGGCAGCCCTGGGAGGATCCAGTGGAGACCCAGCACCGGCATGAAGCACGCCGGGCAGAG CAATCAGCTCCTCCAATTGAAGCCAAAGG ccataGACATACAGAAGAATGCAGGCTGGTGAGCTGCAAGTACGACTTTGTAGCCAGGAACAGCAACGAGCTGTCTGTCCCGCAGGGGGAGGTTCTGGAG GTGCTGGACAACTCCAAGAAGTGGTGGAAGGTTCAGAACCGCTCTGGCCAGCAAGGCTACGTCCCCTTCAACATCCTcagccccctcccgggcccccagAACCGCGGCCCGGGCAACCTGCTCAACAGCCCTGGCCAGGCCCGAGCCCCG GAACCCCCAGGCCTGCCAGCTCCGAAGAAAAAGGTCTCGGCCCCGAACGGGACCCAGTGCAACGGCTGCGAGGGGCTTGGCCTAGACCCCAATGAGAGAG AGCGGCTGAacgaggagctgctgcagcacctGGCGGCCGGCCGGGGCAGCCCCGCCAAGCCCTTCCGGGTGCAGCGGGCTCTGGACACGGATATGCCGCTGGACCACGACTCCCACCCCGGCCAGGTCCAGGCCTGGCTGGAGGCCAAGGGGTTCGAGCCCCT GACGGTGAGCACCCTGGGGGTGCTAAATGGGTCTCAGCTCTTCTCGCTGTCCAAAGCCGAGTTCCAGGCCGTCAGCCCCGAGGAAGGAGCCAGAGTCTACAGCCAGGTCACCGTACACAAGGCCATGCTGGAG GACTTTAGGAAAACCTCCGAACTGGAAGCTGTGATGGAGAAACGGAAGAGGAAATTGGAGGGCGAGACAGAAGCCTCCTGCTCGTGA